A region from the Bactrocera dorsalis isolate Fly_Bdor chromosome 1, ASM2337382v1, whole genome shotgun sequence genome encodes:
- the Taiman gene encoding nuclear receptor coactivator 2 isoform X8, whose protein sequence is MSIVAAENAGLGPCDLPDSWAPNTNNSNNNITSIVANSRDISSLSAVTENSSNTAVPLNIDNNISSNIVFFKNQSSPTTTAIQPTTSFGFSPTSTARATTSTTSSLIYKVPLSSPAAATAAVTVSPASIGSVVTSLGVGLVPSIPTCVSVTGTSTGGTGAFAGVLLSSPISAGGSSNSISAQKTITNYQVNNVNNNANNTGNTSVRSLTLPLQQQQLQLQQQNGLLLHNKQSNQNNNNSSLVNNNHHKNSNNFNLILRQKAAATVSLAAALQNSITMNAVASPISNNPATPTRKIRRKTDPKANLPQSQINKCNNEKRRRELENNYIEQLSEFLQLNKRGDTASTKPDKAAILNQVVKTYREFCDKGQSRDISSSTSTTASSALNSTTPNNNNSSSTSKSNDNRNNTASTRCLRCATDNCSIHPVQQGDVSSTEPPLPEPSLLNGQVPEISAYFEALEHYLSSVDWVLLQVTADGIIESCTQNIRELIGYDKQELFRKPLYQYLHSDDHAKLNPIINNMPYGVSGNATGDIGCGSGSQSGWNDLEDANSGTNSQHSTASLGPGSAKAKRNIAAKVRMLVKDLRSATQTSMTHQNDALDQKTVGQHINPEKYEEVMLLATPMKDDGDTTSSILCLITRPEDEPAIQQIQPQAIEHLTFKLDVHGKILNLDVTALRQPYRQHLSSWLGRLLQDLCHPQDLNALKSHLREVQESAASVHLMNSPSSHSPGGTPATLIHPPIANVMSRPFRLRLGAPDVYVHVKANSRLFLNQSQTEGDYIMSLQTLLNTDNDIGGGGISGLNIGGIGNSSMMPSSSLSTMSPSPSLVSPLSLPLDSLVNNNSSCSSSSASALASVSSGVHMLGGLVGGGGMPPLTTQTTNVGGPLMTSAVINGTGSGTQRNNPAVATSASTSNNSNLVNSFTASPAGPEATIFYSSDPFDFDLAHSSFEMDATGWTDSRPNSRASVTTPVSTPRPPSAGHGFSPAVCASPSTPYQLSSHSAASLPSPQSNTSQPSSAGPGVSGGPFGFGFPAFETSDKNNDKDHMNASINSSSSISGNNSGPQGGSSGALSGPANLPNGGPPLLTTVANMTQLSAQPNPPQPESERLRHLLTNKSHSMTSGMNPADGDKDHLSLRHKFYNQSLLNSDDDKDGGGAGGSNRGSSGMFKMGATGISNARLFGGGALPKSSNSSNPMLLSLLNEKSEDDDGKGPSLGRQSELMRQLQKDDGHYSHSHGHSHGQHHSKDMSQEDLLKSLKYQGDPTTRKRSLNEPDDGILAKRESDRPSKLRESNKMLASLLENPPKNPIVTVPPQVKTIPDIAPSASRVNSTLGVMSVSAPNSLGGMPPKSGIMTTTSSISAGGSSVGAGGRSNSMRKQFSDAYLTLQQQQHQQQLHLQQQQQQQQCLGNIQRSSHQQPTQLSQPQINFASSDAFGTSSHNTTATSGTANVTASIVTSQANSQLAAPSGADGDSELSKILDSVMDYVSDDGPFVSAPTPTALAGLTQQEINERMAINAIQNSLMVETSQLQQQQHHQQQPQPPAYPGNIMGSGTGGNLTQQQQQLQLQHHLQMLQRQQAAIGGNQQSTQVQQMLEVLRVNANQSFQRPPPMYSASRNRGPMNTVTTPGGSVLPAHQQYRIRQQQQQQQQQKERLLQQQQKQQLLVPESATARTDQLCLNPNINNIGSLLNNTVAPNVALSRTNLPPDSQLSPNFAQNLLQQQQLSPGQRNAPFSPQTNAGYAPQYSQSGQRLSPHHQQHISQQQQQVNAQQQQQMAFQAAQAANANVTPQLSPRQPPFGGGAGGVQSPTGMPSSQQWNASGNVSTPSVQLSGNVTTQRGHSLQQHNPMLSAQLQQGVSPYTTRPYQNQRRSLNSPNGGGVSGNAVTSNIGTNVGLQRQNSFQGGESGGFSGGTSNSPSPQSPYGGPSSNVFQQQQMQRMQRQSSVPQTTQHLPAGNAANSSDFVKQELRAIVSGRAQQQAAAAGGAGASSGGNGVPGGGGGNVGPGGLRITSTPQSPLSSAQQGPMSGGNSGGLNSTNSLSMQQHQSGSIGTGVSQNALLNTPDPSMNFSFDAQDFFGNNATR, encoded by the exons GCTTGGCCCATGTGATTTACCAGATTCGTGGGCACCAAACacaaataatagcaacaacaatattactAGTATCGTTGCAAATAGTAGAGACATCTCATCGTTATCAGCAGTCACAGAAAATTCATCAAACACGGCTGTCCCTCTTAATATTGACAACAATATTAGCTCGAATATTGTGTTCTTCAAGAACCAAAGCAGTCCAACTACAACTGCCATTCAACCGACCACTTCTTTCGGCTTTTCACCAACATCAACGGCAAGAGCAACAACATCAACCACTTCCAGTCTTATATACAAGGTGCCTCTCTCATCGCCAGCCGCTGCTACAGCCGCTGTTACTGTTTCACCAGCCAGCATTGGTAGTGTAGTAACGTCTTTAGGTGTGGGTCTGGTACCCTCAATACCGACGTGTGTGTCCGTTACTGGAACGAGTACCGGTGGAACTGGAGCTTTTGCTGGTGTACTGTTATCAAGCCCAATATCAGCTGGTGGTAGTAGCAATAGTATTTCGGCtcaaaaaacaattacaaattaTCAAGTAAACAACGTCAATAATAACGCAAATAACACTGGCAATACCAGCGTTAGAAGTCTAACACTTCCattgcagcaacagcaactacaattgcaacaacaaaacggcTTATTGCTACATAACAAACAGAGcaaccaaaacaacaataacagctcTTTAGTGAATAATAACCAccataaaaatagcaacaattttaatttaatactacGACAGAAGGCTGCAGCAACTGTAAGTTTAGCCGCCGCACTTCAAAATTCAATCACCATGAATGCGGTAGCTTCGCCAATCTCAAACAACCCAGCGACGCCGACtcgaaaaattagaagaaaaacTGATCCGAAAGCCAATTTG CCACAATCACAGATTAATAAATGTAATAACGAGAAAAGGCGTCGCGAATTGGAAAACAATTATATCGAGCAATTGTCCGAGTTTTTACAACTCAACAAACGCGGTGATACAGCCTCAACGAAACCAGACAAGGCAGCAATACTGAACCAAGTAGTGAAAACG TATCGTGAGTTTTGTGACAAGGGCCAAAGCCGTGATATTTCTTCCTCAACGTCGACTACCGCTTCTTCAGCTCTCAATTCGACGACAcctaataacaacaatagcagctcAACTTCTAAAAGCAACGATAATCGAAATAATACAGCATCTACACGTTGTTTACGATGTGCAACTGACAATTGCTCTATCCATCCAGTACAACAAGGTGACGTTTCATCGACCGAACCCCCATTGCCGGAGCCATCACTGCTTAACGGTCAGGTGCCCGAAATATCTGCCTATTTTGAGGCGTTGGAACATTACCTCTCTTCAGTCGATTGGGTGCTTTTACAAGTCACTGCAGACGGGATAATCGAGTCGTGTACGCAGAATATACGAGAGCTAATCGGCTATGACAAACAGGAACTGTTTCGTAAACCACTATATCAGTACCTACACTCCGACGATCATGCGAAATTAAAtccaattataaataatatgccGTATGGAGTTAGCGGAAATGCAACTGGTGACATTGGTTGTGGTAGCGGTAGCCAAAGTGGCTGGAATGATTTGGAAGATGCGAATAGTGGTACAAATTCGCAACATTCAACAGCTTCGTTAGGTCCAGGAAGTGCTAAAGCTAAAAGAAATATAGCAGCTAAAGTCCGAATGCTAGTGAAAGATTTGCGTTCGGCTACTCAAACATCTATGACGCACCAAAACGATGCTTTGGATCAGAAAACTGTCGGACAACATATAAACCCCGAAAAATATGAGGAAGTTATGCTGCTAGCAACACCGATGAAAG aCGATGGTGATACAACGTCCTCCATATTGTGTTTGATTACGCGTCCCGAAGATGAACCGGCCATACAACAGATACAACCGCAGGCCATAGAGCATTTAACCTTTAAACTTGACGTACACGGCAAGATACTCAATTTGGATGTAACCGCACTTCGTCAACCCTATCGTCAACATTTAAGTAGTTGGTTGGGACGCCTTTTGCAGGATCTTTGTCATCCGCAAGACTTAAATGCTCTGAAATCACACTTACGCGAGGTTCAAGAGTCAGCTGCTTCAGTCCATTTGATGAACTCTCCATCATCACACTCACCTGGTGGAACGCCTGCAACACTCATTCATCCTCCCATTGCGAATGTGATGTCACGTCCATTTAGATTGCGTCTGGGCGCACCCGATGTTTATGTCCATGTTAAGGCGAATTCACGACTTTTTTTAAATCAGTCGCAAACTGAGGGAGATTATATTATGTCTCTGCAAACATTACTTAACACGGATAACGATATAGGCGGAGGAGGTATAAGTGGATTGAACATCGGAGGTATCGGGAACAGTAGTATGATGCCATCTAGCAGTTTGTCAACAATGTCGCCTAGTCCATCGTTAGTTTCGCCCCTTTCTCTGCCCTTGGACTCACTTGTTAATAACAATTCGTCATGCTCCTCTTCGTCGGCGTCAGCTTTAGCAAGTGTAAGTAGCGGTGTACATATGTTAGGAGGACTAGTTGGAGGTGGTGGTATGCCACCACTCACCACGCAAACTACTAATGTGGGTGGACCACTGATGACTTCAGCTGTTATCAATGGTACAGGGAGTGGTACACAACGTAACAATCCTGCTGTGGCAACATCGGCATCGACTTCGAATAATTCCAATCTGGTGAATTCGTTTACCGCATCGCCTGCTGGACCCGAAGCAACGATTTTCTATAGTTCCGACCCTTTTGATTTTGACTTGGCACATTCCAGTTTTGAAATGGACGCCACTGGTTGGACGGATTCGCGTCCAAACTCTCGCGCTTCTGTTACTACCCCAGTAAGCACTCCGCGTCCACCGTCAGCGGGACATGGTTTCAGTCCGGCAGTATGTGCTTCACCATCTACACCATATCAATTGTCGTCACACTCAGCTGCGAGCTTGCCTTCGCCTCAGTCAAATACAAGTCAGCCGTCATCTGCTGGTCCCGGGGTTAGTGGAGGGCcatttggttttggttttcCGGCGTTTGAAACAAGTgataaaaataatgataaagaCCACATGAACGCTAGCATAAACAGCAGTAGCAGCATAAGTGGCAATAATTCTGGACCTCAAGGTGGTTCCAGTGGTGCGTTGAGCGGCCCTGCAAATTTACCAAATGGTGGTCCGCCATTACTTACCACTGTTGCTAACATGACTCAACTATCTGCACAGCCGAATCCACCCCAACCGGAATCAGAGCGTTTACGGCACTTATTAACAAATAAATCGCATTCAATGACCTCAGGAATGAACCCGGCCGATGGTGATAAAGATCATCTTAGCCTGCGCCATAAG TTTTACAATCAGAGTCTACTGAATTCCGATGATGATAAGGATGGTGGAGGTGCCGGCGGTAGCAACAGGGGTTCGTCCGGAATGTTCAAAATGGGCGCTACTGGTATATCGAATGCGCGCCTATTTGGTGGTGGTGCATTACCAAAATCTTCGAACTCCAGCAATCCCATGTTACTGTCG CTGCTTAACGAAAAATCGGAGGATGATGATGGAAAAGGACCTTCGCTTGGTCGACAAAGTGAATTGATGCGTCAACTACAAAAGGACGATGGTCATTATAGTCATTCACACGGTCATAGCCACGGGCAACATCACTCCAAGGACATGTCGCAAGAGGATTTACTAAAAAGTTTAAAGTACCAGGGTGATCCTACAACTCGCAAGCGTTCGCTCAATGAACCGGATGATGGCATATTAGCAAAACGTGAAAGTGACCGCCCATCCAAGTTACGTGAGAGCAATAAAATGCTTGCCTCGCTGTTAGAAAATCCGCCAAAGAATCCTATAGTCACTGTACCACCTCAAGTCAAAACTATACCTGACATTGCACCTTCAGCAAGCCGCGTCAACTCGACACTCGGTGTTATGAGTGTTTCAGCGCCGAATAGTCTAGGTGGCATGCCACCAAAAAGCGGCATAATGACGACGACCTCATCAATTAGTGCAGGAGGCAGTTCTGTCGGAGCCGGTGGACGGAGCAATAGTATGCGCAAACAATTTTCCGATGCCTACCTCACgctgcaacagcagcaacatcagcaacaactccacctacaacaacaacaacaacaacaacaatgtttaGGTAACATTCAACGTTCTTCACATCAGCAGCCAACACAACTATCTCAACCGCAAATAAACTTTGCTTCATCGGACGCCTTCGGAACATCTTCACATAACACCACAGCTACCTCAGGGACAGCCAACGTCACAGCGTCAATTGTGACGTCACAAGCAAACTCCCAATTAGCCGCTCCTAGCGGCGCTGATGGCGATTCAGAATTATCTAAGATTTTGGATAGCGTTATGGACTATGTTTCAGACGATGGGCCATTTGTATCAGCACCTACTCCCACTGCCTTGGCTGGATTAACGCAGCAAGAGATTAATGAACGCATGGCTATCAACGCTATTCAAAATTCATTGATGGTCGAGACATCTCAactgcaacagcagcaacatcatCAACAACAGCCGCAACCGCCAGCCTATCCTGGCAACATAATGGGGAGTGGCACTGGAGGGAATTTaactcagcaacaacaacagctacagcTCCAGCATCACCTGCAGATGTTGCAAAGGCAGCAGGCTGCAATTGGAGGCAATCAACAGTCAACTCAGGTACAACAAATGTTGGAGGTACTACGTGTCAACGCCAATCAAAGTTTCCAACGACCGCCACCTATGTATTCGGCGTCGCGTAACAGGGGCCCAATGAATACTGTTACGACACCTGGAGGCTCTGTTTTGCCAGCGCATCAGCAGTACCGAATtcgtcaacaacagcaacagcaacaacaacagaaagaGCGTCTTcttcagcaacaacaaaagcaacagcttTTGGTTCCTGAGAGTGCAACAGCGCGCACAGACCAGTTAT GTCTAAATCCGAACATCAACAACATTGGTTCGCTGTTAAATAACACAGTAGCGCCAAATGTCGCCTTGTCTCGTACCAACTTGCCGCCCGATTCGCAACTGAGTCCGAATTTTGCACAGAATTTacttcaacaacaacagttaAGTCCAGGGCAACGTAATGCACCATTTAGTCCACAAACGAATGCAG GTTATGCACCGCAATATTCACAAAGCGGACAACGTCTATCGCCCCATCATCAACAGCATATttcacagcagcaacaacaagtgaatgctcagcaacaacaacagatggCGTTTCAGGCTGCCCAAGCAGCAAACGCTAATGTCACTCCGCAGCTATCACCACGCCAACCGCCTTTTGGTGGAGGAGCAGGTGGTGTACAATCACCTACAGGCATGCCGTCATCACAACAATGGAATGCAAGTGGTAATGTTAGTACGCCAAGTGTACAACTAAGTGGAAATGTGACAACTCAACGCGGTCATTCATTACAACAACACAATCCTATGTTAAGCGCGCAGTTACAA CAGGGTGTTAGTCCTTATACAACACGTCCGTATCAAAATCAGCGGCGAAGTCTCAACTCTCCGAACGGAGGGGGTGTATCTGGCAATGCAGTTACAAGTAATATCGGAACTAATGTCGGTCTGCAGCGGCAAAATTCTTTTCAAGGTGGTGAATCTGGTGGTTTTAGTGGTGGTACCTCAAATTCCCCATCTCCACAGTCACCATATGGTGGGCCCAGCTCAAACGTAttccagcaacaacaaatgcaacgaATGCAACGGCAGAGTAGCGTTCCGCAAACTACCCAACATTTACCTG